One genomic window of Bicyclus anynana chromosome 10, ilBicAnyn1.1, whole genome shotgun sequence includes the following:
- the LOC112052572 gene encoding uncharacterized protein LOC112052572 produces the protein MDAAARDVAKPLRRCTTRDTPCALRDAILSWPRVHSLDRSPHFAITRKSCQMATILENFDTERFIKEIKSRPAIWDKSCDGYSNRELKKQSWAEIMRIFGGDDMSPTKRRFMQITLQMKWKGIRNCFSRELRRQRKLKAGIDPGARKSEYTHFKQMQFLRDVIKTRSRIAENIVIEQPAKSSIKQENIDDAEYDSSKCEEDDDDEEYSKLEELTDDFSKLEEVEMEFDKTDPLNEVERLRTKRPRYDSMTDDDDLLFLLSMLKTLRRVPLKNKMATRMNLMAVLNEATKDLET, from the exons ATGGACGCGGCGGCGCGCGACGTTGCCAAACCGCTGCGCCGCTGCACGACTCGGGATACTCCGTGCGCATTGCGCGACGCCATCTTGTCTTGGCCTCGCGTCCACTCGCTCGACCGGTCGCCACATTTCGCAATCACACGAAAATCTTGCCAAATGGCGACAATTTTAGAGAACTTCGATACAGAAAggtttattaaagaaataaagagCAGACCTGCGATATGGGACAAAAGTTGTGACGGATATTCGAACCGCGAACTGAAGAAACAAAGCTGGGCCGAGATTATGCGGATATTTGGTGGAGACGACATGTCGCCGACCAAGCGGAGATTTATGC AAATTACCTTGCAAATGAAATGGAAAGGCATTCGCAATTGCTTCAGCCGAGAACTAAGGAGACAACGCAAGTTGAAAGCCGGCATAGATCCCGGAGCAAGGAAATCAGAGTACACACACTTCAAACAAATGCAGTTCTTGCGTGACGTTATCAAGACTAGATCCAGAATCGCCGAAAATATAGTTATTGAACAACCGGCTAAGTCGAGTATTAAACAGGAAAACATTGATGATGCCGAATATGATTCTAGTAAATGCGAAGAAGACGATGACGATGAAGAGTACAGTAAACTCGAAGAATTAACCGATGATTTTAGTAAACTGGAGGAAGTTGAAATGGAATTTGACAAAACGGATCCTTTGAATGAAGTTGAACGTCTCAGGACAAAGAGACCGAGATACGACTCTATGACAGACGATGACGATTTACTGTTCCTTCTTTCCATGTTGAAGACTTTGCGAAGGGTgcctttgaaaaataaaatggctACCAGAATGAATCTCATGGCTGTGCTCAATGAAGCTACAAAGGACCTTGAaacttaa